The stretch of DNA TGTATTTTCCTTTAAGTAAAGTATACTTTTATACAATTTGGTAATTATTTTTATTTGTTCCTGTATGAGACTTTCTATCTTCTCTTTCATGGTATTTTCCCGGGCCAAATCTTTCGTCTAAACTTAAATACCCAGTAACTCTAGAAATACCTTGAATATCTAAACTTCCACACTTATTACACTTACTTTCATTACTACTTAAATAAGTCCCACAACTTTTACAGTATCTTATGTGGAAGTTTATTCCTAAATAACTTATGTTAGTGTACTTATATGCATAGTCTAAAATATCCATAATTGCTTCTCCAGATGGACAATCGTCTACTTCTAAATAACTTATATGCCCTGCATTACAAAGTTTATGGTAAGGTGCTTCTATATCTATTTTACATTTAATTGATATAGGGAAGTTTACTGGAATGTGGAAACTATTTGTATAGTATTCTTTATCAGTAACTCCTTTAACTATTCCAAAAGTACCTTGATCTTGTTTTATGAATTTTCCTGAAAGACCTTCTGCTGGTGTTGCATAACAACTCCAATTTAATTTAGTTTCCTCAGTAATTCTATCTGTATATTCTCTAATATATGATACTATTTTAACACCTAATTTTCTAACTTCAGTATCTTCACCATGATGCTTTCCTGTTAATGCTATTAAAGTTTCTGCAAGTCCTATAAATCCAATTCCCCATGTTCCTTGTTTTAGGATTGGTTCTATTGTATCATCAGGAGTTAACCCTTCTGATCCCTTCATTAAACCCTGACCAGCTACAAATGGTAAATCTTTAATTTTAAGATTTTTAAGTACTCCATATCTATGAAGTAATGATTCCTTTGCAAGGTCTAACTTCATTTGTAATATTTCAAAGAATTTATCTATATCTCCATTAGCTTGTAAGCCTATTCTTGGTAAGTTTATTGTAGTTGGCGCAATATTTCCTCTTCCTTTACATCCTGGTTCACCATTTATATTCTTCATTAGATAAGTTCTACATCCCATAGTTGCAGGCATATATCCCATATCATAATATTCTTTGTTGAAGTCTGCATCTATATTCATAAATGTTGGATTCATTCTTTTAGCAGCAACTCTACATGCTAATTTATATAAATAATGATATGGATCATTAACTTCTCTATTAACGCCCTCTTTAACTCTAAAAATTATGTTAGGGAATATCGGTTGCTCTCCCTTCCCTAATCCTTTTTCATATTCTAATAAGAAAATTTCACATACTAAAGCTGCATCCTCAGAGTTTGGAATACCTAAGTTTATAGAACTAAACGGTACTTGTGATCCTGCTCTTGAATGCATCGTATTTAAATTATATACAACGCCTTGCATTGCTTGATGTATTCTTTTCTTTAATTTTTCTTCTGTTAGTTTCTCTATCTTTTCTTTATCAATTCCTAGCTCTTCTAACTCATTTATTATTTCATCTCTCGTTGGCTTTACAAAAGCAGACATGTCATTATCAAAATCCGGGTGTGCTTGCCCACCAAACATATCATTTTGAGTTGATTGAAGTAATATACATGAAAGTTCTGCTGCTGTTTCTATTCTTCTTGGTGCTTTTATTGTCCCATATCCTGTATTAAAACCTTTTTCTAAAATTTCCCCTGTAGGTATGTGTAAGCAATTAGTAGTCAAGTTATAACTGTCTAAATCATGATAATATAAATCTCCATTTTCATGTGCCTTAGCTAATCTCTTTGGCATACTAGCTAAATTAAACCACTTATTAGATTCTGATGCTATTCTAAGTAACTTAGAACTAAAGTTATTACCTACATTAGCATTATCTCTATCGGTTTCGACACCAATTCTTTGAATAGCTGTCATTAAGTCTGATTTTATTTCTCTAACTTGTGTTCTTTGTGTTCTATAATTTGAATAGGCTATTTTTATGTCTTTATATCCACTGTCAAGTAACGCCTTCTCAACTAAATTTTGAATTTCTTCAACAGTTATTCTTTCTTGCCCAGACATTTCTATATAATTGATAACTTTCTGAACTGTATCTAGAACTTGACTTTCTCTAAGTCTTTTCCCGACCTCTTCTCCTGAGCTTTTAATTGCGTTTGATATTTTAACGGCATCAAACTCGACTTCCCTACCGTCCCTTTTCACTACATATAGCATACACTCAACCCCTATCGCACAATATCTTGTATTAATTTACTAGTAATTATTATACTCCATTACATTTTCATCATCAAAGATGCTAGGATTGACTTCGATTAACTATTCTCAAATTACATCAATATATCTTCATTTTTTACCCTTTTTTATAATAAACATAAATTTTTAAATGTACTCATATTTTTATATATCTATGTAATATATTGTTATTAAAAGCCACATATAAACTTAATATTTTAAAAATTTAATTTAATAAAAGGGGATTATATTTATGAAACGAATTTTATCAATTTTAATATTTTTATCACTTTTTTCATTGATTAGTTGCTCAAATAAGGAAAGTAATCCTGTTGATGTCTTTAACGAAATAGATAAATCTCAACCAATATATTCCTATTATACTGGTGAAGAAA from Clostridium chauvoei encodes:
- the nrdD gene encoding anaerobic ribonucleoside-triphosphate reductase, which gives rise to MLYVVKRDGREVEFDAVKISNAIKSSGEEVGKRLRESQVLDTVQKVINYIEMSGQERITVEEIQNLVEKALLDSGYKDIKIAYSNYRTQRTQVREIKSDLMTAIQRIGVETDRDNANVGNNFSSKLLRIASESNKWFNLASMPKRLAKAHENGDLYYHDLDSYNLTTNCLHIPTGEILEKGFNTGYGTIKAPRRIETAAELSCILLQSTQNDMFGGQAHPDFDNDMSAFVKPTRDEIINELEELGIDKEKIEKLTEEKLKKRIHQAMQGVVYNLNTMHSRAGSQVPFSSINLGIPNSEDAALVCEIFLLEYEKGLGKGEQPIFPNIIFRVKEGVNREVNDPYHYLYKLACRVAAKRMNPTFMNIDADFNKEYYDMGYMPATMGCRTYLMKNINGEPGCKGRGNIAPTTINLPRIGLQANGDIDKFFEILQMKLDLAKESLLHRYGVLKNLKIKDLPFVAGQGLMKGSEGLTPDDTIEPILKQGTWGIGFIGLAETLIALTGKHHGEDTEVRKLGVKIVSYIREYTDRITEETKLNWSCYATPAEGLSGKFIKQDQGTFGIVKGVTDKEYYTNSFHIPVNFPISIKCKIDIEAPYHKLCNAGHISYLEVDDCPSGEAIMDILDYAYKYTNISYLGINFHIRYCKSCGTYLSSNESKCNKCGSLDIQGISRVTGYLSLDERFGPGKYHEREDRKSHTGTNKNNYQIV